The window TTCAAAAGTACTTGGGTTTACAGGAGGAGATAACCAAGGGATTATTGGGCTGGAGGTGAAATATGAGGAATATCTCAAGGGTATAAACGGAACCATTCTAACTGTGACGGACGCAAGGGGAGTCGAGCTGGAGGGTGTGGCCGAAGACCGGATCGAACCTGTGGCAGGCAGTACCCTCAAGGTCAGCTTAGATTACAATATCCAGGCCTTCTGTGAGCAGGCAGCCTTAAAGGCTATGGAGGAAAAGCAGGCGGACAGTGTCTCTATTTTACTCATGAATCCACAAAATGGGGAAATTCTTGCCATGGTGAATGTACCGGAATTTAATTTAAACGAACCGTATATACTGAATACAGGGGTTGATGCAGACACGCTTACAGATGAACAGCTTCAGGACCAGCTGAACCAGATGTGGAGGAATGGCTGTATAAATGACACTTATGAACCAGGATCCACGTTTAAAATCATCACTTCGTCCGCATGTCTGGAGGAAGGCGTAGTGAGCCTTGACGATACATTTTCCTGTCCTGGCTACCGGGTGGTGGAGGACAGAAAAATAAGGTGCCACAAAGTGGGGGGGCATGGTTCAGAAACTTTTGTCCAGGGCATCCAGAATTCCTGCAATCCAGTTTTTATAGATATAGGGCTGCGGCTTGGGCCGGACAAATTTTATGATTATTTTGAGCAGTTTGGCCTGCTCAGCCTGACGAATGTGGATCTCCCGGGAGAGGCAGGGACCATTATGCATAAGAAGGAGGACATTGGCACGGTGGAGCTGGCTACCCTCACCTTCGGCCAGTCTTTCCAGATTACCCCCATCCAGATGGCCACAACGGTCAGCTCCCTTATAAATGGAGGGCGCAGGGTGACTCCTCATCTGGGTATGGCGGTATTGGACAAAGAAGGGAATGAGATAGAAACATTTACTTATAAGGAAAAGGACGGAATCGTATCCGAAAAAACTTCTGAGACTATGCGGATGCTCCTGGAAAGCGTAGTTTCGGAAGGGTCGGGGAAAAACGCTTATATTGAAGGGTACTCCATAGGAGGCAAGACAGCTACTTCCCAGACACTGCCCAGAAGCGCAAACAAGTATATATCCTCTTTTATCGGATTTGCGCCGGCTGAGGATCCCCAGGTTCTTGGTATGGTGGTAATCCATAACCCCCAGGGCGTTTACTACGGGGGGACGATTGCTGCCCCAGTCCTTAGGAGTATTTACGACAATGTGCTTCCCTATCTGGGCATCGAAAAAGAAGCAGTGCAGGAGACTGAAACAAAAGAAGATGGGACAGCTCAGGAGGAGACTGCGCAATAGCCTTTGGGCCATCCTGCCCTATGCAGGGAAAGTCTTACCCAAGGGGATTTGGCGCTGTTTACAGTAATATGCCGGGGGACAATTGGACAATAGCCGCGGTATATGCCTTTTACAGAGGGATACAGTTCTGGTTGAAAAACAACATTGTTTGAGGTATACTGTATGAGGTATTCTGTTGCCTGTAGATT of the Luxibacter massiliensis genome contains:
- a CDS encoding peptidoglycan D,D-transpeptidase FtsI family protein, translated to MKNKTYNKKKILVVFLCASLILLGLIGRLVYLMVFDAEYYQKKAESLHEREREIKAARGEIVDRNGTVLATNKTVCTISVIHNQIEDPELVIKTLAKELGLDEETVRKRVEKVSSMEKIKTNVEKETGDKIRNYNLAGVKVDEDFKRYYPYNQIASKVLGFTGGDNQGIIGLEVKYEEYLKGINGTILTVTDARGVELEGVAEDRIEPVAGSTLKVSLDYNIQAFCEQAALKAMEEKQADSVSILLMNPQNGEILAMVNVPEFNLNEPYILNTGVDADTLTDEQLQDQLNQMWRNGCINDTYEPGSTFKIITSSACLEEGVVSLDDTFSCPGYRVVEDRKIRCHKVGGHGSETFVQGIQNSCNPVFIDIGLRLGPDKFYDYFEQFGLLSLTNVDLPGEAGTIMHKKEDIGTVELATLTFGQSFQITPIQMATTVSSLINGGRRVTPHLGMAVLDKEGNEIETFTYKEKDGIVSEKTSETMRMLLESVVSEGSGKNAYIEGYSIGGKTATSQTLPRSANKYISSFIGFAPAEDPQVLGMVVIHNPQGVYYGGTIAAPVLRSIYDNVLPYLGIEKEAVQETETKEDGTAQEETAQ